The following proteins are encoded in a genomic region of Liolophura sinensis isolate JHLJ2023 chromosome 7, CUHK_Ljap_v2, whole genome shotgun sequence:
- the LOC135471603 gene encoding protein SPMIP1-like — MASRNYPANTQIQKFLEEAIHKERDARLAWYFNRSQSDLSSTGDGKSRQYEVFRKKVENMPKTDLLEKFPKDYKPPAYNKKKPTYPDTMLEKAAKDPNLSKGLITAEMNPVPSSTKVALYDGFTKEGKGRYKYLQQRNHVSPEDKFTFPILSSWDIGWRLGDVIKKEDIKKPQYGRTRIVEDTFWTRNGILSQCGR; from the coding sequence ATGGCGTCACGAAACTATCCCGCTAACACACAAATTCAGAAGTTCTTGGAGGAAGCCATTCATAAGGAACGAGACGCACGTCTGGCTTGGTATTTCAACAGGTCTCAATCCGATCTCAGTTCTACAGGGGATGGCAAGTCAAGACAGTACGAAGTCTTCAGAAAGAAGGTTGAAAATATGCCGAAGACAGACCTTCTAGAAAAGTTTCCCAAAGACTACAAGCCACCAGCGTATAACAAGAAGAAACCGACCTACCCAGATACAATGCTGGAAAAGGCAGCCAAGGACCCAAATCTATCTAAGGGCTTAATAACAGCAGAAATGAACCCAGTACCGAGCAGCACCAAAGTTGCACTCTACGATGGATTCACCAAGGAAGGTAAAGGCAGATACAAATATCTACAACAGCGCAACCATGTCAGTCCAGAAGACAAATTTACCTTCCCTATTCTTAGCTCATGGGACATTGGCTGGAGACTTGGAGATGTCATCAAGAAAGAGGACATCAAGAAACCCCAGTATGGCCGCACAAGGATTGTTGAAGACACATTTTGGACCAGGAATGGAATTCTCTCACAGTGTGGCCGATAG